In the genome of Ptychodera flava strain L36383 chromosome 13, AS_Pfla_20210202, whole genome shotgun sequence, one region contains:
- the LOC139147537 gene encoding copine-8-like has product MAATDARPSIDRLKQAFNSVEVDISVSARDILDRDLLSKSDPKCVLYTKRLGSQDFVKFDETEEIMNNLNPTFVKKFRLTYFVGEKQELLFKLYDVDGFSGKDFLGEVTCLLSDIYRQQRLERPLVYNENKKRKSGALILHAFKVGDCKDQVRFNFKAEEIPKMDPLGQRTLT; this is encoded by the exons ATGGCGGCTACGGACGCCCGTCcgtcgatcgatcgattgaaGCAAGCCTTCAACTCAGTGGAGGTAGACATTAGTGTGTCTGCAAG GGATATCTTGGACAGAGATCTGTTGTCGAAATCCGATCCAA AATGTGTTCTGTATACCAAACGCCTTGGCTCTCAAGACTTTGTGAAG tTTGACGAAACAGAGGAGATAATGAATAATCTGAACCCCACTTTTGTGAAGAAGTTTCGGCTGACTTACTTTGTCGGAGAAAAACAAGAACTTTTATTCAAGCT GTACGATGTTGATGGTTTTTCTGGAAAG GATTTTCTCGGAGAAGTAACCTGCTTGCTGAGTGATATTTACAGGCAACAGAGATTAGAAAGACCACTTGT gtacaatgaaaacaaaaaacggAAAAGCGGCGCTCTTATTTTGCATGCCTTCAAAGTAGGCGACTGTAAG GATCAAGTCAGGTTCAACTTTAAGGCTGAAGAGATACCAAAAATGGACCCTTTGGGTCAGCGGACCCTTACTTAA